DNA from bacterium:
CTGGCTTTCGTCCTGATCGCGGTCTTCGTCGCCGGCCTGATGATCGGCCGGACGCCGGAGTACCTCGGGAAGAAGATCGAGGCGCGCGAGATGTGGCTCGCGATCGTGACGGTCCTGACCCCGGGCGCGCTCGTGCTGGTCTTCTCCGGCGTCGCGGTCGTCCTGCCCGCCGGGCTCGCGACGCTCGGCAACCCGGGCGCGCACGGGCTGAGCGAGGTCCTCTACGCCTTCGCCTCGATGGCGAACAACAACGGCAGCGCCTTCGCGGGCCTGGGCGGCGACACGCCCTTCTACAACCTCGCGGGGGCGCTGGCGATGGCGCTCGGCCGGTTCGTCCCGGCGGTCGCGGTGCTGGCCATGGCCGGCTCGCTCGCGGCCAGGAAGGCAGTGCCGCCGAGCCTCGGGACATTGCCGACCCACCAGGCCCCGTTCGTCCTCTGGCTGATGCTCGTCGTGCTCGTCGTCGGCGCCCTGACCTTCTTCCCGGCGCTCGCCTGCGGGCCGATCGTGGAGCACTTCCTGATGTCGGGGGGCCGCTGACGTGTCGCGGCATTCACCGGAGCAGGTCTCGATCTTCGACCCGCGGATTCTGCGGCCGGCGCTCGTCGAGTCGCTCCGGAAGCTCGACCCGCGCGCGCTCTGGCGCAGCCCGGTGATGTTCGCGGTCGAAGTCAGCGGCGCGATCGCGCTCGCCACGTTCCTGCGGTCGCTGGCCGGCTTCGGCGACGAGCCGGCCTGGTTCGCCGGCCTGGTGTCCTTCTGGCTCTGGCTGACGGTGCTCTTCTCGACGTTCGCCGAGGCCCTCGCCGAGGGGCGCGGCAAGGCGCGCGCCGCCTCGCTGCGCAAGACCCGCACCAGCGTGTCCGCCAGGCGCCTGGCGCGTCCGGCGTTCGACAGTCCGGCGCAGACGGTGCCGGCGTGCGAGCTGCGCAAGGGAGACCATATCCTCGTCGACGCGCACGAGACGATCCCCGGCGACGGCGAGGTCGTGGCGGGCGCCGCGCTCGTGAACGAGGCGGCGGTCACCGGGGAGTCCGCGCCGGTGGTGCGGGAGGCCGGCGGCGACCGCAGCGCCGTCACCGGCGGCACCGAGGTTATTGCCAACCGGATCGTCGTCCGCATCACGGCGAACCCCGGCGAGACCTTCCTCGACCGGATGATCGGCCTCATCGAGGGGGCGAAGCGCCGCAAGACGCCGAACGAGGTGGCGTTGGAGGTGCTGCTCATCGCGCTGACGGTCGTGTTCCTGCTGGTCGTCGCGAACCTGAGCCCCCTCTCGCGCTACAGCGTGAAGGCTGCCGGCCGGGGCGAGCCGGTCTCGCTGACGGTGCTCACGGCGCTCTTCGTCTGTCTGGCGCCGACGACCATCGCCGCGCTGCTGCCGGCGATCGGCATCGCCGGCATGGACCGGCTCTTCCAGCGGAACGTCGTCGCGCTCTCGGGCCGCGCGATCGAGGCCGCCGGCGACGTCAACGTGCTGCTGCTGGACAAGACTGGGACGATCACGCTCGGCAACCGCGCCGCCGTGCGGTTCGTGCCGGTCGGGGAGCACGCGGAGCGCGACGTCGCCGAGGCGGCGCTCATGTCCTCGCTCACCGACGAGACGCCGGAGGGCCGCAGCATCGTCGTGCTCGCGAAGGAGCGGTTCGGGCTGCGGCTGGCGGCGCTGCCGGCGGGGGCGTCGGGCGTCGCCTTCAGCGCGGAGACGCGCCTCAGCGGCGTGGATCTGGCGGACGCCCGCTACCGCAAGGGCGCGGCGGACTCCGTGGCCGCG
Protein-coding regions in this window:
- the kdpB gene encoding potassium-transporting ATPase subunit KdpB, with translation MSRHSPEQVSIFDPRILRPALVESLRKLDPRALWRSPVMFAVEVSGAIALATFLRSLAGFGDEPAWFAGLVSFWLWLTVLFSTFAEALAEGRGKARAASLRKTRTSVSARRLARPAFDSPAQTVPACELRKGDHILVDAHETIPGDGEVVAGAALVNEAAVTGESAPVVREAGGDRSAVTGGTEVIANRIVVRITANPGETFLDRMIGLIEGAKRRKTPNEVALEVLLIALTVVFLLVVANLSPLSRYSVKAAGRGEPVSLTVLTALFVCLAPTTIAALLPAIGIAGMDRLFQRNVVALSGRAIEAAGDVNVLLLDKTGTITLGNRAAVRFVPVGEHAERDVAEAALMSSLTDETPEGRSIVVLAKERFGLRLAALPAGASGVAFSAETRLSGVDLADARYRKGAADSVAAFVRAAGGAAPAELGGIVEAIARAGATPLVVAVGARVVGVVELKDIVKGGIQERFDALRSMGIKTLMITGDNNLTAAAIAAEARVDGFLAQARPEDKLRLIREHQEQGLMVAMTGDGTNDAPALAQADVAVAMNTGTQPAREAANIIDLDSNPTKLLDIVEIGKQILMTRGNLTTFSIANDVAKYFAIIPAALLGIYPQLQALNLMHLGSPASAILSAVIFNALVIPALIPLALRGTKYRPMPAERLLVFNLLVYGVGGIVAPFAGIKAIDVLVGLLGGTG